A genomic window from Solanum dulcamara chromosome 11, daSolDulc1.2, whole genome shotgun sequence includes:
- the LOC129873629 gene encoding LOB domain-containing protein 36-like: MSSSNSPCAACKFLRRKCTQECVFAPYFPPDQPQKFGNVHKVFGASNVAKLLNELNATQREDAVNSLAYEAEYRMRDPVYGCVGLISILQHKLKQVQDDLLNAKKDLATYIGPQAMLPMLQHSGYIQQHPNNPSSSTMMAYNMQPMGLPTGMQQQLMMRDPQQQNQQQVMEPHQLAAVLAAREQQEMMRTYEQQQQQQFNNGFDSAGPVTATGFHQMSSVVSPSLALATFDNDPYQIQQEQQHGQVQVQPHQLLQQQQLPQQPQTPQQSQTPQQQQSAKSEEERSIGPSC, from the exons ATGTCATCGTCAAATTCTCCATGTGCAGCATGCAAATTCTTGCGTCGAAAATGCACGCAAGAATGCGTTTTCGCGCCATACTTCCCACCAGATCAACCTCAAAAATTCGGTAATGTACACAAGGTGTTTGGGGCTAGTAACGTTGCTAAATTACTCAACGAATTAAACGCGACTCAACGTGAAGATGCTGTAAATTCCTTAGCCTATGAAGCGGAATATCGCATGCGTGATCCGGTTTATGGTTGTGTTGGATTAATTTCTATACTTCAACATAAATTAAAGCAAGTTCAAGATGATTTATTGAATGCTAAGAAAGATTTAGCAACATACATTGGTCCGCAAGCAATGTTGCCAATGCTTCAACACTCGGGGTATATTCAGCAGCATCCGAATAATCCGTCTTCTTCTACTATGATGGCTTATAATATGCAGCCAATGGGATTGCCTACGGGGATGCAACAACAATTAATGATGCGCGATCCTCAACAACAGAATCAGCAGCAAGTGATGGAACCTCATCAATTAGCCGCGGTACTGGCAGCGAGGGAGCAACAGGAGATGATGAGAACTTatgagcaacaacaacagcaacaattTAACAATGGATTTGATTCTGCAG GGCCAGTAACTGCAACTGGATTTCATCAAATGAGTTCAGTAGTATCACCTTCATTGGCATTAGCCACGTTTGACAATGATCCTTATCAGATTCAGCAAGAGCAGCAACACGGCCAAGTTCAGGTTCAGCCTCATCAATTGCTCCAGCAACAACAGCTACCACAACAACCACAGACACCGCAACAATCACAgacaccacaacaacaacagagTGCAAAAAGTGAAGAGGAAAGGAGCATTGGTCCTTCATGTTGA
- the LOC129874683 gene encoding protein TRI1-like isoform X2, with the protein MVSDSELVGRLREFLSTSDLNTTSNAAVRRKLEEDFGIDLSDRKVFIRDQIDLYLESEFQNEKNEEEMKEENDEGPSAEVKSEVSEEEEDPEEEEEEEVEESESVAKGKRKSSKKKPGKKNENVKRKAGGFTKVCSLSPQLQKFTGETELARTEVVKRMWRYIRENNLQDPSNRRNINCDDTLRELFDVDTINMFQMNKALAKHIWPLDCNGVSTITTSDSVNSTAKEKSSTAKKKRQKQEEDEDSDEPKRKEKRKNSGILAPLQLSDALIKFLGTGESELPRSDVVKRIWEYIKQNDLQVDIILWIHLTRGK; encoded by the exons ATGGTATCGGACTCCGAGCTCGTCGGCCGGCTGCGTGAGTTTCTAAGCACTTCGGACCTCAACACCACCAGCAACGCTGCCGTCCGCCGAAAGCTCGAAGAAGACTTCGGAATCGATTTATCGGATAGAAAAGTGTTTATTCGAGATCAAATTGATCTTTACCTTGAAAGCGAGTTTCAAAATGAGAAGAATGAGGaagaaatgaaagaagaaaacgATGAAGGACCATCAGCGGAAGTTAAATCGGAAGTGagtgaggaagaagaagacccggaggaggaggaagaagaagaagtagagGAATCTGAGTCTGTTGCTAAAGGAAAACGAAAAAGTTCTAAGAAAAA GCCTGGGAAGAAGAATGAAAATGTTAAAAGGAAAGCTGGTGGATTTACCAAAGTATGTAGCCTTTCTCCGCAACTTCAGAAATTTACCGGGGAAACAGAACTGGCAAGGACTGAG GTGGTGAAGAGAATGTGGCGCTATATTCGTGAAAATAATTTGCAAGATCCGTCAAATAGGCGGAATATAAACTGTGATGACACATTGCGTGAGCTTTTTGATGTGGATACCATAAATATGTTCCAAATGAACAAAGCCCTTGCAAAGCATATCTGGCCTTTGGATTGTAATGGTG TTTCCACGATAACAACTTCTGATTCAGTAAATTCTACTGCAAAGGAAAAAAGTTCTACTGCAAAGAAAAAGCGGCAGAAGCAAGAGGAGGATGAAG attcaGATGAGCCAAAGAGAAAGGAAAAACGGAAGAACTCTGGAATTCTTGCTCCACTCCAGCTTTCTGATGCCTTGATAAAGTTCCTTGGTACTGGAGAGAGTGAATTGCCTCGATCCGATGTTGTTAAAAGAATTTGGGAATACATTAAGCAAAATGACTTGCAGGTGGACATTATTTTGTG GATCCATCTGACAAGAGGCAAATAA
- the LOC129874683 gene encoding upstream activation factor subunit spp27-like isoform X1, with product MVSDSELVGRLREFLSTSDLNTTSNAAVRRKLEEDFGIDLSDRKVFIRDQIDLYLESEFQNEKNEEEMKEENDEGPSAEVKSEVSEEEEDPEEEEEEEVEESESVAKGKRKSSKKKPGKKNENVKRKAGGFTKVCSLSPQLQKFTGETELARTEVVKRMWRYIRENNLQDPSNRRNINCDDTLRELFDVDTINMFQMNKALAKHIWPLDCNGVSTITTSDSVNSTAKEKSSTAKKKRQKQEEDEDSDEPKRKEKRKNSGILAPLQLSDALIKFLGTGESELPRSDVVKRIWEYIKQNDLQDPSDKRQIICDEKLKELFDVETFNGFGVAKLLTPHFIKAER from the exons ATGGTATCGGACTCCGAGCTCGTCGGCCGGCTGCGTGAGTTTCTAAGCACTTCGGACCTCAACACCACCAGCAACGCTGCCGTCCGCCGAAAGCTCGAAGAAGACTTCGGAATCGATTTATCGGATAGAAAAGTGTTTATTCGAGATCAAATTGATCTTTACCTTGAAAGCGAGTTTCAAAATGAGAAGAATGAGGaagaaatgaaagaagaaaacgATGAAGGACCATCAGCGGAAGTTAAATCGGAAGTGagtgaggaagaagaagacccggaggaggaggaagaagaagaagtagagGAATCTGAGTCTGTTGCTAAAGGAAAACGAAAAAGTTCTAAGAAAAA GCCTGGGAAGAAGAATGAAAATGTTAAAAGGAAAGCTGGTGGATTTACCAAAGTATGTAGCCTTTCTCCGCAACTTCAGAAATTTACCGGGGAAACAGAACTGGCAAGGACTGAG GTGGTGAAGAGAATGTGGCGCTATATTCGTGAAAATAATTTGCAAGATCCGTCAAATAGGCGGAATATAAACTGTGATGACACATTGCGTGAGCTTTTTGATGTGGATACCATAAATATGTTCCAAATGAACAAAGCCCTTGCAAAGCATATCTGGCCTTTGGATTGTAATGGTG TTTCCACGATAACAACTTCTGATTCAGTAAATTCTACTGCAAAGGAAAAAAGTTCTACTGCAAAGAAAAAGCGGCAGAAGCAAGAGGAGGATGAAG attcaGATGAGCCAAAGAGAAAGGAAAAACGGAAGAACTCTGGAATTCTTGCTCCACTCCAGCTTTCTGATGCCTTGATAAAGTTCCTTGGTACTGGAGAGAGTGAATTGCCTCGATCCGATGTTGTTAAAAGAATTTGGGAATACATTAAGCAAAATGACTTGCAG GATCCATCTGACAAGAGGCAAATAATATGTGATGAGAAGTTGAAAGAACTGTTTGATGTCGAAACCTTCAATGGATTCGGAGTAGCGAAACTACTTACTCCGCATTTTATTAAGGCAGAACGGTGA